In Kitasatospora sp. NBC_00240, the following are encoded in one genomic region:
- a CDS encoding ABC transporter ATP-binding protein, whose protein sequence is MTPIASDPKSGPAPGPPSERRPAGTDRPGSQVRELRLQGVTRAYGAHTALHPLDLTLHGGEFVALLGPSGCGKTTALNCLAGLLPLTGGQITLDGRRIDTLPPEKRDFGMVFQNYALFPHLTVRANVAFGLKMRKVGKAETERRVNEVLRLVRLSEQAGKHPGQLSGGQQQRVAIARAIVLEPPLVLMDEPLSNLDAALRLEMRTEIRRIHQQFGLTTLYVTHDQEEALSLADRLVVLHEGRVSQIGTPADLYEHPANPHVAAFMGYRNLLRLEVASADGGGALARGRGLALQGTPVADRPLAAGEKVVVAIRPEDIHLAEDGGRTDVEAVAEIVEYHGRQFHVEALTREGDRIHFTTAASVRPHDTLSLTIPAERALVFPQDPLGAAA, encoded by the coding sequence ATGACTCCCATCGCATCCGACCCGAAGTCAGGACCGGCCCCCGGTCCGCCGTCCGAGCGCCGGCCGGCGGGCACCGATCGTCCCGGATCGCAGGTGCGGGAGCTGCGGCTGCAGGGTGTCACCCGCGCCTACGGCGCGCACACCGCGCTGCATCCGCTGGACCTGACGCTGCACGGTGGCGAGTTCGTCGCCCTGCTCGGCCCTTCCGGGTGCGGCAAGACGACGGCGCTGAACTGCCTGGCGGGCCTGCTGCCCCTGACCGGCGGTCAGATCACCCTGGACGGGCGGCGGATCGACACGCTGCCGCCGGAGAAGCGCGACTTCGGGATGGTCTTCCAGAACTACGCCCTCTTCCCGCACCTCACCGTGCGCGCCAATGTCGCGTTCGGGCTGAAGATGCGCAAGGTCGGCAAGGCGGAGACCGAACGCCGGGTGAACGAGGTGCTGCGGCTGGTCAGGCTCAGCGAGCAGGCCGGCAAGCATCCGGGGCAGCTGTCGGGCGGCCAGCAGCAGCGGGTCGCGATCGCCCGCGCCATCGTCCTGGAACCGCCGCTGGTGCTGATGGACGAGCCGTTGTCGAACCTGGACGCGGCGCTGCGGCTGGAGATGCGCACCGAGATCCGCCGCATCCACCAGCAGTTCGGCCTGACGACCCTGTACGTGACCCACGACCAGGAGGAGGCGCTGTCGCTGGCCGACCGCCTGGTCGTCCTGCACGAGGGGCGGGTCAGCCAGATCGGCACCCCCGCCGACCTGTACGAGCACCCCGCCAACCCGCACGTGGCGGCGTTCATGGGCTACCGCAACCTGCTGCGCCTGGAGGTGGCCTCCGCCGACGGCGGCGGCGCGCTGGCCCGCGGGCGGGGACTGGCGCTGCAGGGCACACCGGTCGCCGACCGCCCGCTGGCCGCCGGCGAGAAGGTCGTCGTCGCGATCCGTCCGGAGGACATCCACCTCGCCGAGGACGGCGGCCGCACCGACGTCGAGGCCGTCGCCGAGATCGTCGAGTACCACGGGCGGCAGTTCCACGTGGAAGCCCTCACCCGTGAGGGCGACCGCATCCACTTCACCACCGCCGCCTCCGTGCGCCCGCACGACACCCTGTCGCTGACCATCCCCGCCGAACGCGCCCTGGTCTTCCCCCAGGACCCACTGGGAGCGGCCGCATGA
- a CDS encoding ABC transporter permease subunit, whose product MTMTLSPSGAAPDPARQRAALRHRLAERGVDRTLLLLLPGLLAVVALFCYPFLYGLQISFQPETGGFLGSYRAFFSDSFSVGSIGITFKLALPAALINVGAAVPVSYGMRRDFRGKRLLLGLLVVPITLGTVLTAEGIVEFFGPVGWFNQTLQALGLADKPVQLTYNYWGVLLSLIISGFPFAFLLTHSYLSGIHPALEKAAATLGADRRQRFRHITFPLLLPGLLTTFCLTFVLAFAVFPSAMMVGDPDGKTHVISIAAYEVALEHFDYSQGCAIAMVMTALMLAVIGAAMGLRSLLYRGSTGGKG is encoded by the coding sequence ATGACCATGACCCTGTCACCGTCGGGAGCCGCGCCCGACCCCGCGAGGCAACGCGCGGCGCTGCGCCACCGCCTGGCCGAACGCGGTGTCGACCGCACCCTGCTCCTGCTGCTGCCCGGGCTGCTCGCCGTGGTCGCGCTGTTCTGCTACCCGTTCCTCTACGGACTGCAGATCTCCTTCCAGCCGGAGACCGGCGGCTTCCTCGGCTCCTACCGCGCCTTCTTCAGCGACTCCTTCTCGGTCGGCTCCATCGGCATCACCTTCAAACTCGCGCTGCCCGCCGCACTGATCAACGTCGGCGCGGCCGTGCCCGTCTCCTACGGCATGCGGCGGGACTTCCGCGGCAAGCGCCTCCTGCTGGGCCTGCTCGTGGTCCCGATCACCCTGGGTACGGTCCTGACCGCCGAGGGCATCGTGGAGTTCTTCGGCCCGGTCGGCTGGTTCAACCAGACCCTGCAGGCCCTGGGCCTGGCCGACAAACCCGTACAACTCACCTACAACTACTGGGGTGTGCTGCTCTCGCTCATCATCAGCGGCTTCCCCTTCGCCTTCCTGCTCACCCACTCCTACCTCTCCGGGATCCACCCCGCCCTGGAGAAGGCCGCGGCCACCCTCGGCGCCGACCGTCGGCAACGCTTCCGCCACATCACCTTTCCCCTGCTGCTCCCCGGGCTGCTGACGACGTTCTGCCTGACCTTCGTGCTGGCCTTCGCCGTCTTCCCCTCCGCGATGATGGTCGGCGACCCCGACGGCAAGACCCACGTCATCTCCATCGCGGCCTACGAAGTCGCCCTGGAGCACTTCGACTACTCCCAGGGCTGCGCCATCGCCATGGTCATGACCGCCCTCATGCTCGCCGTCATCGGCGCCGCCATGGGCCTGCGCAGCCTCCTCTACCGCGGTTCGACAGGAGGCAAGGGATGA
- a CDS encoding ABC transporter permease subunit, producing the protein MSTTTPTATTPATDPPGGSGTHHRAGRRRSLALRPGNWLVWAALAFFFLNLLGVIGAVVLNSFGRTWFAGWAPDGYTGTWYSRAWKEFGLGQVMWVTVEVSFLVVALSLLLAVPASYALARRDFPGKRLLTTLFVLPILVPPIAYGIPLATVLYKFHLAGSLTGVVLANLVPSIPFVVFTMTPFIEQIDSRLEAAARMCGASTRSVLLQVLGPLLLPGMLAAGILVLVRTFGMFELTFLTSGPDSQTLIVSLFSAAFSAGIRTPQSIDAMAVIYTASMAVLLLVALRFVNPTQLVARSSN; encoded by the coding sequence ATGAGCACCACCACGCCCACGGCCACAACCCCCGCCACGGACCCGCCGGGCGGCTCCGGCACCCACCACCGGGCGGGCCGGCGCCGCTCCCTGGCCCTGCGTCCGGGAAACTGGCTGGTCTGGGCCGCCCTCGCCTTCTTCTTCCTCAACCTCCTCGGCGTCATCGGCGCCGTCGTCCTGAACTCCTTCGGCAGGACCTGGTTCGCGGGCTGGGCGCCGGACGGCTACACCGGTACCTGGTACAGCCGGGCCTGGAAGGAGTTCGGCCTCGGCCAGGTGATGTGGGTGACCGTCGAGGTCTCCTTCCTCGTTGTGGCCCTGTCGCTGCTCCTGGCCGTACCCGCCTCGTACGCCCTGGCCCGACGTGACTTCCCCGGCAAGCGCCTGCTGACCACCCTGTTCGTCCTGCCGATCCTGGTACCGCCGATCGCCTACGGCATCCCGCTGGCCACCGTGCTGTACAAGTTCCACCTGGCCGGCTCCCTCACCGGCGTCGTCCTGGCCAACCTGGTGCCCTCCATCCCGTTCGTGGTCTTCACCATGACGCCCTTCATCGAGCAGATCGACTCCCGCCTCGAAGCCGCGGCCCGGATGTGCGGCGCGTCGACCCGGTCCGTCCTCCTCCAGGTGCTGGGCCCGCTGCTCCTGCCGGGAATGCTCGCCGCGGGCATCCTCGTGCTGGTCCGCACCTTCGGCATGTTCGAACTGACCTTCCTCACCTCCGGCCCCGACAGCCAGACGCTGATCGTGTCGCTGTTCTCGGCCGCCTTCTCCGCCGGCATCCGCACGCCGCAGTCGATCGACGCCATGGCCGTCATCTACACCGCCTCCATGGCCGTCCTCCTCCTGGTCGCCCTGCGCTTCGTCAACCCCACCCAGCTGGTCGCCCGCAGCTCCAACTGA
- a CDS encoding ricin-type beta-trefoil lectin domain protein: MTSSIPHRAPRAAGAQRRNWWSLFAVAALLASFLYGTAVSAAPPAAASANGAGLKPLSGWSSWSFIRKDPTEANIQAQAAALASTGLLDHGYNYVNIDDFYYLDPGTDVDAYGRWVIDSARFPHGMKAVGDYVHGKGEKFGMYLTPGIPVAAYNRNTPIEGTSFHARDIVSDTTHYETNYNFRDGSMYFIDYAKNPAAAQAFLNSWAKLLASYGADYLKMDGVHTSDKDDVQHWSQALDQSGRLIHFELSNSLDINQGPFWKQYSNGWRVGGDIECYCSTLTNWNAVSQRFNTLPAWVQYDSSGGYGDPDSIEVGNGTSTGLTVDERRTQLSLWAVSAAPLLIGTDLTHMDAGDLALLTNDEILAVDRAGRPAHPVVQGAQQQTWWAYNSDGSYTVGLFNLGGSTANVTANWSDLGFTGNATVRDLWSHTDLGTSNGKFTGSVPSHGSRVLRVTPAAGHGTIGTQLVSKRSGRCADSPQGTTYNGVQLEVWNCGSNGSPNQNVTYNTSSKTLSLEGKCFDAHDKQTAPGTHVEIYDCNGGTNQQWNKNSNGTITGVQSGLCLDVTGATNPNGAGLELWTCNGGDNQLWTLK; encoded by the coding sequence ATGACGTCATCGATACCGCACAGAGCTCCCCGTGCGGCCGGAGCCCAGCGCCGCAACTGGTGGAGCCTGTTCGCGGTGGCCGCGCTGCTGGCCTCCTTCCTGTACGGAACGGCGGTGTCCGCCGCTCCGCCCGCGGCCGCGTCGGCCAACGGCGCAGGCCTGAAGCCCCTGTCGGGCTGGAGCAGTTGGAGTTTCATCCGGAAGGATCCGACGGAGGCGAACATCCAGGCGCAGGCCGCCGCGCTGGCCTCCACCGGCCTGCTCGACCACGGCTACAACTACGTCAACATCGACGACTTCTACTACCTCGACCCGGGCACGGACGTCGACGCCTACGGCCGCTGGGTGATCGACAGCGCCCGGTTCCCGCACGGGATGAAGGCCGTCGGGGACTACGTGCACGGCAAGGGCGAGAAGTTCGGCATGTACCTCACCCCGGGTATCCCGGTGGCGGCGTACAACCGGAACACCCCGATCGAGGGGACGTCCTTCCACGCCCGCGACATCGTCTCCGACACCACGCACTACGAGACGAACTACAACTTCCGCGACGGCTCGATGTACTTCATCGACTACGCCAAGAACCCCGCCGCCGCGCAGGCCTTCCTCAACTCGTGGGCGAAGCTGCTGGCCTCCTACGGCGCGGACTACCTGAAGATGGACGGCGTCCACACCTCCGACAAGGACGACGTCCAGCACTGGTCGCAGGCCCTGGACCAGTCCGGGCGCCTCATCCACTTCGAGCTGTCCAACTCCCTCGACATCAACCAGGGCCCGTTCTGGAAGCAGTACTCCAACGGCTGGCGGGTCGGTGGTGACATCGAGTGCTACTGCAGCACCCTGACGAACTGGAACGCCGTCTCCCAGCGGTTCAACACCCTGCCGGCCTGGGTGCAGTACGACTCCTCCGGCGGCTACGGCGACCCCGACTCCATCGAGGTCGGCAACGGGACGAGCACCGGCCTGACCGTCGACGAACGCCGCACCCAGCTCAGCCTGTGGGCCGTCTCGGCCGCGCCGCTGCTCATCGGCACCGACCTGACCCACATGGACGCCGGTGACCTGGCCCTGCTCACCAACGACGAGATCCTCGCCGTCGACCGGGCGGGCCGTCCGGCCCACCCCGTGGTCCAGGGCGCGCAGCAGCAGACCTGGTGGGCCTACAACTCCGACGGCTCCTACACCGTAGGCCTGTTCAACCTCGGCGGCTCCACCGCGAACGTCACCGCGAACTGGTCGGACCTGGGCTTCACCGGGAACGCCACCGTCCGCGACCTGTGGAGCCACACCGACCTCGGCACCTCCAACGGGAAGTTCACCGGCTCGGTCCCCAGCCACGGCTCCCGCGTGCTGCGCGTCACCCCGGCCGCCGGACACGGAACCATCGGCACCCAGCTGGTCAGCAAGCGCTCCGGCCGCTGCGCCGACTCCCCGCAGGGCACCACCTACAACGGGGTGCAGCTGGAGGTCTGGAACTGCGGCAGCAACGGCAGCCCGAACCAGAACGTCACCTACAACACCTCCAGCAAGACCCTGAGCCTCGAAGGCAAGTGCTTCGACGCGCACGACAAGCAGACCGCCCCCGGCACGCACGTCGAGATCTACGACTGCAACGGCGGGACCAACCAGCAGTGGAACAAGAACAGCAACGGCACCATCACCGGCGTCCAGTCGGGCCTCTGCCTGGACGTCACCGGCGCCACCAACCCCAACGGCGCCGGCCTGGAGCTGTGGACCTGCAACGGCGGCGACAACCAGCTGTGGACTCTCAAGTGA
- a CDS encoding lectin: protein MRLRRVAVALAAAVGVGLAGPQAMVQTASASDNGIAVNAPLMGWSGWGFLQRDPSAAKFKAQVDALVSSGLKDLGYVYANMDDFWYKCPGSQGPDVDANGRWVTDTSLFPNNGSTDGMQVLADYVHSKGLKFGLYVTPGISAQAVAKKTKIIGSSHTADEIATTSGASNFNCKGMRTIDFSKPGSQEFIDSWADQFASWGVDYLKLDGVGAAKTADVTAWSKAVKQTGRPIALNLSASLSATEGPTWSSLANSWRIDGDIGASPKGYSFPLTSWANVSKRFDDAAKYQPYAGKGGWNDLDSFGVGNGDDDGITPPQRQTNMALWALASSQYMLGADLTHLDAGDKALLANKRLIAIDQDGIPASRFVKDGNEQVFAKREKNGTWYIGVFNTDTSASHTFSLPLARLGLSGTAKITDMINNDKPLGTVSTYTTSVAAGGVALISAVPTSGTGGTGQLVSAQSGKCVDTAGGNVYFPGTKEQIWDCNGGINQLFSPTSSGELRTMGATECLDVYGGSTSPGAKVELWECNGSSAQQWTIKSDGTVVAQNSGLCLDVTGGRTENGTPLQLWTCNGSSAQKWSLAQR from the coding sequence ATGAGACTTCGACGGGTTGCGGTGGCGCTGGCGGCCGCCGTCGGCGTGGGGCTGGCGGGCCCGCAGGCGATGGTGCAGACGGCCTCGGCCTCGGACAACGGCATCGCCGTGAACGCCCCGCTGATGGGCTGGAGCGGGTGGGGGTTCCTGCAGCGGGACCCGTCGGCGGCCAAGTTCAAGGCCCAGGTGGACGCCCTGGTGTCGAGCGGGCTGAAGGACCTCGGCTACGTCTACGCCAACATGGACGACTTCTGGTACAAGTGCCCGGGCAGCCAGGGCCCGGACGTCGACGCCAACGGCCGCTGGGTGACGGACACCTCGCTGTTCCCGAACAACGGCTCCACCGACGGCATGCAGGTCCTGGCGGACTACGTGCACAGCAAGGGGCTGAAGTTCGGCCTCTACGTGACCCCGGGCATCTCCGCCCAGGCGGTCGCGAAGAAGACGAAGATCATCGGTAGCTCGCACACGGCGGACGAGATCGCCACCACCAGCGGTGCGAGCAACTTCAACTGCAAGGGCATGCGCACCATCGACTTCAGCAAGCCCGGCTCGCAGGAGTTCATCGACTCCTGGGCCGACCAGTTCGCCTCGTGGGGGGTGGACTACCTGAAGCTCGACGGCGTGGGCGCGGCCAAGACCGCGGACGTGACGGCCTGGTCGAAGGCGGTGAAGCAGACCGGCCGCCCGATCGCGCTCAACCTGTCCGCCAGCCTGTCCGCCACCGAAGGCCCCACCTGGTCCTCGCTGGCCAACTCCTGGCGCATCGACGGTGACATCGGCGCCAGCCCGAAGGGCTACAGCTTCCCGCTCACCAGCTGGGCCAACGTCTCCAAGCGGTTCGACGACGCCGCGAAGTACCAGCCCTACGCCGGGAAGGGCGGCTGGAACGACCTCGACTCCTTCGGCGTCGGCAACGGCGACGACGACGGCATCACCCCTCCGCAGCGGCAGACCAACATGGCGCTGTGGGCGCTGGCCAGCTCGCAGTACATGCTGGGCGCCGACCTGACCCACCTCGACGCGGGTGACAAGGCGCTGCTGGCCAACAAGAGGCTCATCGCGATCGACCAGGACGGCATCCCCGCCTCCCGGTTCGTCAAGGACGGCAACGAGCAGGTCTTCGCCAAGCGTGAGAAGAACGGCACCTGGTACATCGGTGTGTTCAACACCGACACCTCGGCCAGCCACACCTTCAGCCTTCCGCTGGCCCGGCTCGGGCTCTCGGGCACGGCGAAGATCACCGACATGATCAACAACGACAAGCCGCTCGGCACCGTCAGCACCTACACCACCAGCGTGGCAGCCGGCGGCGTCGCGCTCATCTCCGCCGTCCCCACCTCCGGGACGGGCGGCACCGGCCAGCTGGTGAGCGCCCAGTCCGGCAAGTGCGTCGACACCGCCGGCGGCAACGTCTACTTCCCGGGCACCAAGGAGCAGATCTGGGACTGCAACGGCGGCATCAACCAGCTGTTCTCGCCGACCTCCTCGGGTGAACTGCGCACCATGGGCGCCACCGAGTGCCTCGACGTGTACGGGGGGTCCACCAGTCCGGGCGCCAAGGTCGAGCTGTGGGAGTGCAACGGCAGCTCGGCCCAGCAGTGGACGATCAAGAGCGACGGCACCGTCGTCGCCCAGAATTCGGGCCTCTGCCTGGACGTGACGGGCGGGAGGACCGAGAACGGCACTCCGCTCCAGCTGTGGACGTGCAACGGCAGCTCGGCCCAGAAGTGGTCCCTGGCGCAGCGCTGA
- a CDS encoding IclR family transcriptional regulator → MTVPSTAAAGGSQVKSALRTVQLLEYFAGSPGMHSLAEVQEALSYPKSSLHMLLRTLVGLGWVETDATGTRYCIGVRALLVGASYIDGDAVVAVSRPILDRLADDTTETIHLARLDGTDVVYLATRQSQHSLRPFTRVGRRLPAHSTSLGKALLATHSDDQVRAMLPERLEAVTEFTITDREKLIEELGRIRERGYATDREENTAGLRCFGIAIPYRTPARDAVSCSVPVARLTPGREQLMRDALFDARDRLAMATRHL, encoded by the coding sequence ATGACCGTGCCCAGCACTGCCGCAGCGGGCGGCTCCCAGGTGAAGTCCGCCCTGCGGACGGTCCAGCTGCTGGAGTACTTCGCCGGCAGCCCCGGCATGCACAGCCTGGCCGAGGTGCAGGAGGCCCTGAGCTATCCCAAGAGCAGTCTCCACATGCTGCTGCGCACCCTCGTGGGCCTCGGCTGGGTGGAGACCGACGCCACCGGCACCCGGTACTGCATCGGGGTACGGGCGCTGCTGGTGGGAGCCTCGTACATCGACGGCGACGCGGTCGTCGCGGTGTCCCGCCCGATCCTGGACCGGCTGGCCGACGACACCACCGAGACCATCCACCTCGCCCGGCTCGACGGCACCGACGTGGTCTACCTGGCCACCCGCCAGTCCCAGCACAGCCTGCGGCCCTTCACCCGGGTCGGCCGACGGCTGCCCGCGCACTCCACCTCGCTGGGCAAGGCGCTGCTGGCCACCCACAGCGACGACCAGGTGCGCGCCATGCTGCCGGAGCGGCTGGAGGCCGTCACCGAGTTCACCATCACCGACCGGGAGAAGCTGATCGAGGAACTGGGCCGGATCCGCGAGCGCGGCTACGCCACGGACCGCGAGGAGAACACCGCGGGCCTGCGCTGCTTCGGCATCGCCATTCCCTACCGCACTCCGGCGCGGGACGCCGTGAGCTGTTCCGTCCCGGTCGCGAGGCTCACCCCCGGGCGCGAACAGCTGATGCGCGACGCCCTCTTCGACGCCCGCGACCGGCTCGCGATGGCCACCCGGCACCTGTAG
- a CDS encoding ABC transporter permease — protein MFLALRDLRFARGRFALIGAVVGMIAVLGVILSGLASGLADSGISGLRALPVTHLAFDSSATGELFSRSTVNTDTAARWAEQPGVRKAEPLDQQLVHAQLAGAGGKQLDLAGLGVQPGGFLAPAPLSGAPLADGTPNGVLVSEEVIKEGVTVGDRLTAGQTGTELTVVGTIGHASFGHVGVVYAPLPLWQQLHYGLPGPLPDAVAHQATAVALQLAPSTDTATADRILGTQSVDKAGTYGASPGYTAESSTMTLIPGFLYAISALVVGSFFTVWTIQRRHEIALLKAIGASTRYILRDALTQAAAVLLAATAAGTAAGLALGGAMNGSAPFSLQTDQVTLAAALLIVLGLAGAAVAIRRITKVQALGALEANR, from the coding sequence GTGTTTCTCGCTCTTCGTGATCTGCGTTTCGCCCGCGGGCGCTTCGCCCTGATCGGCGCCGTCGTCGGGATGATCGCCGTCCTCGGGGTGATCCTTTCCGGACTGGCCAGCGGCCTCGCCGATTCCGGCATCTCGGGCCTGCGCGCCCTGCCCGTGACCCACCTCGCCTTCGACAGCTCGGCCACCGGCGAGCTGTTCTCCCGCTCCACCGTCAACACCGACACCGCCGCGAGGTGGGCCGAGCAGCCCGGTGTTCGCAAGGCCGAGCCGCTGGACCAGCAGCTGGTGCACGCCCAGCTCGCCGGCGCCGGCGGCAAGCAGCTCGACCTCGCCGGCCTCGGCGTGCAGCCCGGCGGCTTCCTCGCCCCCGCGCCACTGTCCGGCGCCCCGCTGGCCGACGGCACCCCGAACGGCGTCCTGGTCAGCGAGGAGGTCATCAAGGAGGGCGTCACGGTCGGCGACCGCCTCACTGCCGGACAGACCGGAACCGAACTGACCGTGGTCGGCACGATCGGCCACGCCTCCTTCGGCCACGTCGGCGTCGTCTACGCGCCCCTGCCGCTGTGGCAGCAGCTCCACTACGGCCTGCCCGGCCCGCTCCCCGACGCCGTCGCCCACCAGGCCACCGCCGTCGCCCTGCAACTCGCCCCCAGTACCGACACCGCCACCGCCGACCGGATCCTGGGCACCCAGAGCGTCGACAAGGCCGGCACCTACGGCGCCTCGCCCGGCTACACCGCCGAGTCCAGCACCATGACCCTCATCCCCGGCTTCCTCTACGCCATCTCCGCTCTCGTCGTCGGCTCCTTCTTCACCGTGTGGACCATCCAGCGCCGCCACGAGATCGCCCTGCTGAAGGCGATCGGTGCCTCCACCCGCTACATCCTGCGCGACGCCCTCACCCAGGCCGCCGCCGTCCTGCTCGCCGCCACCGCCGCCGGAACCGCCGCCGGCCTGGCCCTGGGCGGAGCGATGAACGGATCCGCCCCCTTCTCCCTCCAGACCGACCAGGTCACCCTCGCCGCCGCCCTGCTGATCGTCCTGGGACTCGCCGGCGCCGCGGTGGCCATCCGCCGCATCACCAAGGTCCAGGCCCTCGGCGCACTCGAAGCCAACCGATGA
- a CDS encoding antibiotic biosynthesis monooxygenase, producing MYTVMNRTAVSAAGAAAFEERFTGSMRATLPGVPGLLGARLLRP from the coding sequence ATGTACACGGTGATGAACCGGACAGCGGTCTCCGCGGCCGGTGCGGCGGCGTTCGAGGAGCGGTTCACGGGGAGCATGCGCGCGACGCTGCCCGGCGTGCCGGGTCTGCTGGGGGCTCGGTTGCTGCGCCCCTAG
- a CDS encoding DeoR/GlpR family DNA-binding transcription regulator — translation MTVRRDPDGFARIRRARTAAGGVVAVPDDEPGFEARAARRSAEKDAVAEVAASLVVPGTVVALSAGTTTYAVARRLLDVPDLTVVTNSLPIAALLRATAEERGPRTPSLLLTGGSSTRSAALVGPIADQAVRGLHVDLLILGAHGVSNRAGLTTPDLAEAQTNRALIASARRVAVVADHSKWGVVGLGGFARLDEIGLLITDDRLDPQVQNLLRAAVGELIVAGARDS, via the coding sequence ATGACCGTCCGACGCGATCCGGACGGGTTCGCCCGGATCAGGCGTGCCCGGACGGCCGCCGGGGGCGTCGTGGCCGTCCCCGACGACGAACCCGGCTTCGAAGCCAGGGCCGCCCGGCGGTCCGCGGAGAAGGACGCCGTCGCCGAGGTGGCGGCCTCCCTCGTGGTGCCCGGCACCGTGGTCGCCCTCTCGGCCGGCACCACGACCTACGCGGTGGCCAGGCGCCTGCTGGACGTCCCCGACCTGACCGTGGTCACCAACTCGCTCCCGATCGCCGCCCTTCTGCGAGCCACCGCCGAGGAGCGGGGCCCGCGCACTCCGTCGCTGTTGCTGACCGGCGGCTCGTCCACCCGCTCGGCGGCGCTGGTCGGCCCGATCGCGGACCAGGCCGTCCGCGGTCTCCACGTCGATCTGCTGATCCTCGGCGCCCACGGTGTCTCCAACAGAGCGGGTCTGACCACGCCCGACCTCGCGGAGGCGCAGACCAACCGTGCCCTCATCGCCTCCGCCCGACGTGTCGCGGTCGTCGCCGACCACAGCAAGTGGGGGGTCGTCGGACTCGGCGGTTTCGCCCGGCTCGACGAGATCGGCCTGCTCATCACGGACGACCGGCTCGATCCCCAGGTCCAGAACCTCCTCCGGGCGGCCGTCGGCGAGCTGATCGTGGCCGGTGCCCGTGACTCCTAG